A single region of the Cucumis melo cultivar AY chromosome 3, USDA_Cmelo_AY_1.0, whole genome shotgun sequence genome encodes:
- the LOC103485631 gene encoding serine/threonine-protein kinase STY46-like isoform X2, with translation MGGAWRHVSTKSDGNDDHVFLDSMLLSGSSNEAADRRLPLSHKRTRGNIIDFEACSKLEDLNLDVRKNSKAMDRRPGNIGHVLIHEVIFSTIDKPKLLSQLSALLSDIGLNIREAHVFSTTDGYSLDVFVVDGWPIEETDGLYEAMEKAVARYEGSWSGSSHSHPVVKKTLDAQVKSADWEIDRRLLKIGERIASGSCGDLYHGFYLGQDVAVKILRSEDLNADLEDEFNQEVAILRKVQHKNVVRFVGACTSSPHLCIVTEYMPGGSLYDYLHKNHCVLKLSQLLKFAIDVCEGMEYLHLNNIIHRDLKTANLLMDTQQVVKVADFGVARYQSEGVMTAETGTYRWMAPEVINHLPYDQKADIFSFAIVLWELVTAKVPYDSMTPLQAALGVRQGLRPDLPKNVHPKLLDLMQRCWDAEPVNRPPFTEIKVELRSLLEEVEMCTKYEENCAAVNGS, from the exons ATGGGTGGCGCCTGGAGG CACGTAAGTACTAAGTCAGATGGCAATGATGATCACGTTTTTCTTGATAGTATGCTTTTAAGTGGTTCATCTAATGAAGCAGCCGATAGAAGGCTTCCATTGTCACACAAAAG AACTCGAGGAAATATAATTGACTTTGAGGCTTGTTCCAAGCTTGAGGACTTAAATTTGGATGTTAGGAAAAACTCGAAGGCCATGGATAGGAG GCCAGGTAATATTGGACATGTACTGATACACGAAGTGATATTTTCAACTATTGACAAGCCAAAGCTTCTTAGCCAG CTTTCTGCTTTGCTTTCTGATATAGGACTTAACATTCGAGAAGCACATGTGTTTTCAACAACTGATGGTTACTCTTTGGATGTATTTGTGGTGGATGGATGGCCTATTGAG GAAACTGATGGATTGTACGAAGCTATGGAAAAAGCAGTGGCTAGATATGAG GGATCGTGGTCTGGTTCTTCACATTCTCATCCAGTGGTCAAGAAAACATTAGACGCCCAGGTAAAATCAGCAGATTGGGAAATAGATAGACGGTTACTGAAGATAGGTGAAAGAATTGCATCAGGATCTTGTGGTGATTT GTACCATGGATTTTATCTTGGTCAAGATGTAGCTGTCAAGATATTAAGGTCTGAAGACCTAAATGCTGATTTAGAGGATGAGTTCAATCAAGAAGTGGCTATTCTCAG GAAGGTCCAGCACAAAAATGTAGTTCGTTTTGTAGGTGCTTGTACAAGCTCCCCACATTTGTGTATTGTAACAG AGTATATGCCAGGAGGGAGTCTTTATGATTACTTGCACAAGAATCATTGCGTGCTGAAGCTCTCGCAACTGCTGAAGTTTGCTATTGATGTTTGTGAAGGAATGGAGTACTTACATTTAAATAACATTATCCATAGAGACTTGAAGACAGCAAATCTCCTAATGGACACTCAACAG GTTGTAAAGGTGGCAGATTTTGGAGTTGCACGATACCAGAGTGAAGGAGTAATGACAGCAGAAACCGGAACATACAGATGGATGGCTCCTGAG GTAATAAATCATCTGCCATATGATCAGAAAGCAGATATTTTCAGTTTTGCGATTGTGTTGTGGGAACTAGTAACAGCAAAG GTTCCTTATGATTCCATGACACCATTACAAGCTGCCCTTGGAGTAAGACAG GGACTACGTCCAGATCTTCCCAAAAATGTTCACCCTAAATTGTTGGATTTGATGCAAAGATGTTGGGATGCAGAACCTGTAAATCGGCCTCCATTTACTGAGATAAAAGTTGAACTCAGAAGTCTCCTAGAAGAAGTTGAG ATGTGTACAAAATATGAAGAAAATTGTGCAGCAGTTAATGGGAGCTAA
- the LOC103485631 gene encoding serine/threonine-protein kinase STY8-like isoform X1 has product MADMDFVEGVGESSSPPRSFAAGFCAAHDVRNDVYTRLVECGHEEAVSNPQFRENLDAHFNRLPPSYGLDVNMEKVEDVLLHQKLLSLAKDPEKCPVYHIRFLEHVSTKSDGNDDHVFLDSMLLSGSSNEAADRRLPLSHKRTRGNIIDFEACSKLEDLNLDVRKNSKAMDRRPGNIGHVLIHEVIFSTIDKPKLLSQLSALLSDIGLNIREAHVFSTTDGYSLDVFVVDGWPIEETDGLYEAMEKAVARYEGSWSGSSHSHPVVKKTLDAQVKSADWEIDRRLLKIGERIASGSCGDLYHGFYLGQDVAVKILRSEDLNADLEDEFNQEVAILRKVQHKNVVRFVGACTSSPHLCIVTEYMPGGSLYDYLHKNHCVLKLSQLLKFAIDVCEGMEYLHLNNIIHRDLKTANLLMDTQQVVKVADFGVARYQSEGVMTAETGTYRWMAPEVINHLPYDQKADIFSFAIVLWELVTAKVPYDSMTPLQAALGVRQGLRPDLPKNVHPKLLDLMQRCWDAEPVNRPPFTEIKVELRSLLEEVEMCTKYEENCAAVNGS; this is encoded by the exons ATGGCGGATATGGATTTTGTTGAAGGCGTTGGTGAGAGTTCTTCGCCGCCTCGAAGCTTTGCTGCTGGATTCTGTGCTGCCCACGATGTTCGGAACGATGTTTATACTAGGTTAGTTGAGTGTGGACATGAGGAGGCTGTTTCTAATCCTCAATTTCGCGAGAACTTGGATGCTCACTTCAATCGTTTGCCTCCGAG TTACGGACTTGATGTTAACATGGAGAAGGTGGAAGATGTTTTGTTACATCAAAAGCTTCTTTCCCTAGCAAAGGATCCAGAGAAGTGCCCTGTTTATCACAttcgttttctggag CACGTAAGTACTAAGTCAGATGGCAATGATGATCACGTTTTTCTTGATAGTATGCTTTTAAGTGGTTCATCTAATGAAGCAGCCGATAGAAGGCTTCCATTGTCACACAAAAG AACTCGAGGAAATATAATTGACTTTGAGGCTTGTTCCAAGCTTGAGGACTTAAATTTGGATGTTAGGAAAAACTCGAAGGCCATGGATAGGAG GCCAGGTAATATTGGACATGTACTGATACACGAAGTGATATTTTCAACTATTGACAAGCCAAAGCTTCTTAGCCAG CTTTCTGCTTTGCTTTCTGATATAGGACTTAACATTCGAGAAGCACATGTGTTTTCAACAACTGATGGTTACTCTTTGGATGTATTTGTGGTGGATGGATGGCCTATTGAG GAAACTGATGGATTGTACGAAGCTATGGAAAAAGCAGTGGCTAGATATGAG GGATCGTGGTCTGGTTCTTCACATTCTCATCCAGTGGTCAAGAAAACATTAGACGCCCAGGTAAAATCAGCAGATTGGGAAATAGATAGACGGTTACTGAAGATAGGTGAAAGAATTGCATCAGGATCTTGTGGTGATTT GTACCATGGATTTTATCTTGGTCAAGATGTAGCTGTCAAGATATTAAGGTCTGAAGACCTAAATGCTGATTTAGAGGATGAGTTCAATCAAGAAGTGGCTATTCTCAG GAAGGTCCAGCACAAAAATGTAGTTCGTTTTGTAGGTGCTTGTACAAGCTCCCCACATTTGTGTATTGTAACAG AGTATATGCCAGGAGGGAGTCTTTATGATTACTTGCACAAGAATCATTGCGTGCTGAAGCTCTCGCAACTGCTGAAGTTTGCTATTGATGTTTGTGAAGGAATGGAGTACTTACATTTAAATAACATTATCCATAGAGACTTGAAGACAGCAAATCTCCTAATGGACACTCAACAG GTTGTAAAGGTGGCAGATTTTGGAGTTGCACGATACCAGAGTGAAGGAGTAATGACAGCAGAAACCGGAACATACAGATGGATGGCTCCTGAG GTAATAAATCATCTGCCATATGATCAGAAAGCAGATATTTTCAGTTTTGCGATTGTGTTGTGGGAACTAGTAACAGCAAAG GTTCCTTATGATTCCATGACACCATTACAAGCTGCCCTTGGAGTAAGACAG GGACTACGTCCAGATCTTCCCAAAAATGTTCACCCTAAATTGTTGGATTTGATGCAAAGATGTTGGGATGCAGAACCTGTAAATCGGCCTCCATTTACTGAGATAAAAGTTGAACTCAGAAGTCTCCTAGAAGAAGTTGAG ATGTGTACAAAATATGAAGAAAATTGTGCAGCAGTTAATGGGAGCTAA
- the LOC103485730 gene encoding probable carbohydrate esterase At4g34215, whose protein sequence is MTDSILSPKATTSPNNIFILAGQSNMAGRGGVSQDPTTEKMVWDGYIPLECQSNDSIFRLNADMVWEKAHEPLHWDIDVVKTNGIGPGMPFANELLAIGGKRAGAIGLVPCAIGGSHLKEWVKGTDRYDNLVERIRASEKDGGKVKGFLWYQGESDAAVEEEAMCYERELTKFFIDLRADTNHPDLPIIMVKIVTHDFFLSPNISFKEEVLKALEAVTHNLPNVTMVDGPMAVGNFDDGLNEDKGHLNVKSEVKLGKMFAHSFYSNFAHNFLF, encoded by the exons atgacgGATTCAATTCTTAGTCCAAAAGCCACAACTTCTCCAAACAACATTTTCATACTCGCAGGCCAAAGCAATATGGCTGGTCGAGGAGGGGTTTCACAAGATCCAACCACAGAAAAAATGGTATGGGATGGATATATCCCGCTCGAATGCCAATCCAACGACTCGATCTTTCGATTGAATGCTGATATGGTATGGGAAAAAGCCCATGAACCACTCCATTGGGACATTGATGTTGTAAAGACCAATGGGATTGGACCTGGCATGCCCTTTGCTAATGAGCTTTTGGCTATAGGTGGGAAGAGGGCTGGTGCCATTGGTCTTGTTCCATGTGCCATTGGAGGATCCCATTTGAAAGAATGGGTTAAAGGGACTGATAGGTATGATAATTTGGTTGAAAGGATTAGGGCTTCGGAAAAAGATGGAGGGAAAGTTAAGGGATTTTTGTGGTATCAAGGAGAGTCTGATGCTGCTGTTGAAGAAGAAGCCATGTGTTATGAAAGAGAGCTCACTAAATTCTTCATCGATTTGCGTGCTGACACGAACCATCCTGACCTACCCATCATCATG GTGAAGATAGTAACTCATGATTTTTTCTTAAGTCCAAATATAAGCTTCAAGGAGGAAGTATTGAAGGCTTTGGAGGCAGTCACGCACAACCTACCAAACGTAACAATGGTGGACGGTCCCATGGCAGTGGGCAACTTTGATGATGGGCTTAATGAAGATAAAGGTCATCTCAATGTTAAATCTGAAGTCAAATTAGGCAAAATGTTTGCTCATTCCTTTTATTCAAACTTTGCCCACAACTTCcttttctaa